A window of the Microbacterium sp. AZCO genome harbors these coding sequences:
- a CDS encoding sugar ABC transporter permease, translating into MVTRPPTEGALPTSLGFSFNSFFQWIGSQGPIVQIPIVLIVFGIVVGVLLLLIEYAPRAGRGYFWLRLAACFIIPIVAFMMLRPYQGAVLYVLAIAVILGGILFYADYRARAGAGYLFQLVLFMAPASILLLMGLVYPAIATFIQSFFDKTGKTFVGWDNYVWAFTNPTGFWSIINTILWVLFAPVVSTIIGLACAVFIDRARGEKVLKILIFMTFAISFVGAGIIWELQYDYRQGEQIGIFNAIVVAFGGEPVSWLSLTPLWNTFFIMAVFIWSQTGLAMVILSAAIKAVPPEQMEAAALDGTNAWQRFRNVTLPGIRPSIVVVLTTIAIGALKIYDVVAVMTGGRSNSTVLAFEMVNQQQRFQSYGHAAALAVLLFILVIPIIVFNVIQIRKQREIR; encoded by the coding sequence ATGGTGACGAGGCCGCCCACGGAGGGCGCGCTGCCCACCTCGCTGGGCTTCTCGTTCAACAGCTTCTTCCAGTGGATCGGGAGCCAGGGCCCGATCGTGCAGATCCCGATCGTGCTCATCGTCTTCGGGATCGTGGTCGGGGTGCTGCTCCTGCTCATCGAGTACGCACCGCGCGCGGGACGAGGGTACTTCTGGCTCCGGCTGGCGGCCTGCTTCATCATCCCGATCGTCGCGTTCATGATGCTGCGGCCCTACCAGGGCGCGGTCCTCTACGTCCTGGCGATCGCCGTCATCCTCGGCGGCATCCTCTTCTATGCCGACTATCGTGCGCGAGCGGGCGCGGGGTATCTCTTCCAGCTCGTGCTGTTCATGGCGCCCGCCTCGATCCTGCTGCTGATGGGGCTCGTCTACCCGGCGATCGCGACCTTCATCCAGTCGTTCTTCGACAAGACGGGCAAGACGTTCGTGGGCTGGGACAACTACGTCTGGGCCTTCACGAACCCGACGGGCTTCTGGTCGATCATCAACACGATCCTCTGGGTGCTGTTCGCGCCCGTCGTCTCAACGATCATCGGTCTCGCCTGCGCCGTCTTCATCGACCGGGCGCGCGGCGAGAAGGTGCTGAAGATCCTCATCTTCATGACGTTCGCGATCTCGTTCGTCGGCGCCGGCATCATCTGGGAGCTCCAGTACGACTACCGGCAGGGTGAGCAGATCGGCATCTTCAACGCCATCGTGGTGGCGTTCGGCGGTGAGCCGGTGTCGTGGCTGTCGCTCACGCCGCTGTGGAACACCTTCTTCATCATGGCGGTGTTCATCTGGAGCCAGACGGGCCTCGCCATGGTCATCCTCTCGGCGGCGATCAAGGCTGTTCCGCCGGAGCAGATGGAGGCTGCGGCCCTCGACGGCACCAACGCCTGGCAGCGGTTCCGCAACGTCACGCTTCCCGGCATTCGTCCCTCCATCGTCGTCGTGCTGACGACGATCGCCATCGGCGCCCTGAAGATCTACGACGTCGTAGCCGTCATGACCGGCGGGCGCTCGAACTCCACCGTGCTCGCGTTCGAGATGGTCAACCAGCAGCAGAGGTTCCAGAGCTACGGGCACGCGGCGGCGCTCGCCGTGCTCCTGTTCATCCTCGTCATCCCGATCATCGTGTTCAACGTGATCCAGATCCGGAAGCAGAGGGAGATCCGATGA